TAttaccagaccttccggtgcgTTATCTTGAGGCAgtcgagcctttgcagcctctctgtgtaaaatacttcGATGCATTCATCTGGTGTTAATTCCATttacactggaccatccggtgagttgaacctTCTCTTATTTTCCCTTGAAATGCTCTatgcaactatctctatgattaccagactatccgatgagttgatctttattcttcagcaATTGTAGtcatctttgcaagaaatgctccggtgctatacttTGGTCTGCATCGGATCTTCAGTCTTATGCATTTGTAttattctctgcaagaaatgctccggtgttacacagtgcagatcaccggactatccagtgaggtcctcaaccttctccccctttgtcagaaatactccggtgagttcaatatataaagcaccggactatccggtgagactaTCAGCCTTTGTGCACAATACTCTAGTGAGTGCAACCTCCACTGCATCGGACCTTTCGATAGGGTAAATCTTCTTGGGACctttctaattcaatcaaactttgtcctggctgcagtggcttcttgatgtattgtatccatgagacatactaacatacattcttaacaaacatgttagccccaatgattatattgtcattaatcactaaaatcacaatcattatctaataggaccatttttgcttatctcttcctttttggtgactgatgataacacaatcaaaacaagtgacaaataataaatgataccaatcatAAAGAGCATAAAACAttaccacattgcttagatgcatgttcttactatttagtcctcttttgttgtagcttcctctttctccattgctattatctcctttgatcgacccatgcaagagcttctccctcTTTATCAATCTAGACggctcatgttgcttcttgtatcttcttcttctccccttttgtcaacttTGGTATTTCAAAATATCTTGTATCTTATTTCTTgctttggatgtcttctcaagtgtatatgagtttcctctagactccagcaacatGCCACACATTAAAATGACCGAGttgaggagtatttatagcctcaaacccgttaACTAGCTATTTTTCCGAGGCttaaaaaagctgttaacactggGTGATCtgatgagaacagtagtactaacaccggatcattcaaTGAGTATAaactaaaaaactagccatcagaactccactcaatgcctctgtgaacaccataCTCTCTGGTGTgctttcaaatccatcaccggatcttccggtgagttatcttgagccaaccAAGTCTTTATAGCATCTTTgtataaaatgctctggtgcattcattcggtgttcattccattcacaccggaccatccggtgttcattctatttacatcagaccatccagtgagttgaatcttctctttttttccttgaaaatgctccggtgcagcTATCTTTATGATtgtcagactatccggtgagttgatcttcattcttcagcaattgcagtcgcctctgcaagaaatgcttcgatgctatactccggtgtgcacaaaccaaacacCGAACCTTCTGATGGGTTGattttcagtcttctgcacttgcattcttctctgcaagaaatgcttcagCGTTACCTAGTGCAGATCACCGAACTAACCAGTGAGGTCCTCaacattctcccctttgtcagaaatacttcggtgagttcaatacatagagcaccagactatccggtgaggctatcaaccCATATGAATAATGCTCTGGTaagtgcaaacttctctgcaccagatcttccggtgaggcaaatcttcctatgactttttcaattcaatcaaactttattccAGTTGCGATGACTTTTAATGTatcataagacctactaacatatattcttaacaaatatattaatattaataattatattatcattaataactaaaatcataatcataatctaataaaaTCATTTTCACTGTACTAACTTTACACCCACTCGAAAGAAAACACAGGCATAGAAACCACCAAAGGCCGGGTTGCCCTTGATTCTCCTTGCAGTTGCAGGTTCATTTTGGGCTCCTCAGTCACGTCTCTCGTGGCTTCTCTAGAGTAGAAATTTGTATaaccaatcaataaaaatattatgttagaagttgtaaaaaatttaaataaaaatgtgATAGTGTAAAGCATGTTATCATCTATCATCTTATAAATTTTAACCTCAAACAACAACGAAAATTTCACCTATGAATAGTATCTATGTACAAatcactgattttttttctccctctaCATGTTGTTGTTTGAGCTTAAATTTTATAAGATGATAAATGATAGCATGATCATAAGATGGTAGATGATAGCTTAAATCAATTTGTATaaccaatcaataaaaatattatattagaagttataaatttttttaacaaaaatatgatagtgTAGAGATTGTTATAATCTATCATCTTATAAATTTTAATCTTTGAGCTTAAATTTCATAAGATGGTAGATGATAGCTTAAATCAATTTGTATAATCaatcaataaaaatattatgttagaAGTTgtaaaaaaattttaaaaaatttgatagTGTAAAGCATGTTCTCATCTATCATCTTATAAATTTTAAGCTCAAATAACAACTTGTATAAGGAgaaaaaaatcttaaatttCATAAAATGGTAAATGATAGCATGCTGCACTATCATACTAGTATTTTTATTGGAATTTTTTATAACCCATAACCTAGGATTTTGATTGATTAGTTACATTGATTGATTTGTGTAACCGTTACACGATACAAATTTTCTTCTAGAGCCCCGGCTTCGAAGCACTAGCATTTGcccatctaagaaaaaaaactGTGGCTTCGGCCTAAAAGGTAGCACAGAACTTTCTTTTGTCGAATCTTGAAACAGGTAGATTCCTCCTAACTTTTGATTCGAAATGGGCTCCCTAAGAATGTCCACTGATTATGAATTAACCATAATTAGTTTCCACCTAATTGAGATCAGATGtccttttcttttgaatttctaggttttttttatcttttttgtaGCAGTTGTACATGTATCTGATGGTTTTACCTAAATTCAACCTTTGTGGTGGGTTAACCGGGGGTTAGGAGTCTTTGTGAGGCTCTAAAGTTTAACTAAGTTAAATTGACCACCCTCCCAACGCACCATTGTTAGGTGGTTTAAACGCTAGTCCACCTCTTAACctaaaccaaacacaccttagGAAGTAAACATGAGAACTTATAGGTCCGagtaaaacaaaaaagattttTATGTCATAACCAACAACAATTCTCAAATCGTACACTCTGTCCAAATGACATGGACTTTCGAATTTGGAAACACTTTTCTAGAGTGCTAACATTAGCAAACATCTCTCTAAATTGCATGGGCGATGTACATCAGATTGGAACATGGAAAATTTTCCCGATTTCTACGGAAGTAGAAGTCGAGGCGTTCTATGTGAAATCTTGCTGTGCAGTTCACAATACTTTTTTCCATGTATGTGCCTTGCAACATAAGAATCTTTGAACGTTCAACTGTTTCACCAAATCAGTTGAGTTTTAGAACAATCTGATAAAGACCAAAAGTATATCTCTGTCTTCTTTCTCCCAGTAACAATCCATCCATTCTTCCACTAACCCTAATTGACACTTGACAGTGATACACTGCGACCATTCTGGGGGCTCCAAATTGGCGATTGGCTACCAACAGAGGATGTGGCAGTCGATCCCATATACCTTATTAGGAGAACATATCCTTTGCTCCCACCTATTTTGTACGCCCCGTGTTTTTACTCTTTTAAAAGTGATGAAAATAGTTATgacaaattataaaaaaaatcatgttacaTTGTGGATGACATGATTAAGTATCATCTAAAAGTTCAACTTCAAATACAATGTATATAGGAGAAAAAAGACAAATGCAAGTGAACGGTAGCAtttctctcttctcctttttatttttattttcaagtttcaatcttcttttttgttgtttagTATATACATCGAGTTTAGGATTGATTTTTGTGGCATGGTTGATTGAATTTGGATCAAAGTtgttttttttgatttttttttttttaccattttcaCAACCTTTTGAAGAATAGGAGCACGAGAGCACACAAACGGGACCACTGAATATGTTCTTGCCTTATTAGGTATGTCTTCATTGACCCACTCTTgtcctctttttttcttgttctcttcctctcttctaTTCCTTTCCATTCAGTCGCTTCTTCCAAAATATTCAACTCGAGTTTTTTTAGCTCGGGCTGAAAATTTTCAACTCAGACTAAAAAATTCTAACTAAAAATCTAAATGTTCAATTTGGCttcaaaatattaaacaatGATTCAAAAATTCCCAACTTGAAtcaaaatattaaattaaaattttcacCTCAAAATGATGAACTCCAAAgttttgaaaaagagagaagaactAGAAGAAACTAGGGTTAGCATCCTGACATCTTCACCGGCAACGGCTTAACGGCGTTGCCCCCTCCTTCAACATTGCTATCTGTGGCAATGACACTCCTCTTCCAAGGTAGTGCGGCATCATAGAGAGGTTTGCATTGCTTCCATGTCATTAGCACAAGGGAGCGTGAGGAACAACAACTGGAGGCACGATGGGTGCGAGGCTTTGTTGCGCAAGCGGGAGGCACGGGCTCGATTGGATTAAGAGACATAGAGAGGACAAAGATGGCGAGATGAAATGTGGAAGGGGTACAACGAAAAGGGAAAGCAATGCGATTTCTAGTACCTTCAACCCTCGTAACACGTGACCGTGAAATAATATGTTTGAGCCATCCTTCCTATCACCTTAAGAGCAACATTATCGGCATCTTCGTTGCTATTGTTCGACCTCTATTATCTTTTTCACATCATCGCCATCTTTATtgccgcgtccccgtacaaagGATGCACCACTTTTGGTGTCAGAATAAATTGGAAAACCTAAACACATTTTATAAATAGAGAATGTTGTCATCTGCCAGAACATGCACAGGCGCAAATCTTGAAGCACATGGATCAAGGAAAAGCCCTACTCACAGCCTAGACGGCTACACCTCCCCAAAAACCCACCCGGTCCCCCGTCGGTTGTACAGTCCCCTAGTCCCAACTCAAAACGCcctatcaaaaaaaaaaaaaaaaaaaaaactcaaaacgCCGCCGCCGAGCGCCGGCTCCCGAAGAAACCCAACCCCAAGTGCCGGCGAGAAGGAACGGCGCCACCGCCACGATGGACGcctcggccggcggcggcggtaaCTCTGTGCCGACCTCCGGCGCGGACGGCTCCAAGCGGCGCGTCTGTTACTTCTACGACGCAGAGGTGGGCAACTACTACTACGGGCAGGGCCACCCGATGAAGCCGCACCGCATCCGCATGACCCATGAGCTGCTCGCCCACTACGGCCTCCTCGACCAGATGCAGGTGCTCCGCCCGCACCCCGCTCGCGACCGCGACCTCTGCCGCTTCCACGCCGACGACTACGTCGCCTTCCTCCGCTCCGTCACCCCGGAGACACAGCAGGACCAGATCCGCGCGCTCAAGCGCTTCAACGTCGGGGAGGACTGCCCCGTTTTCGATGGACTCTACAGCTTCTGCCAGACCTACGCGGGGGGATCCGTCGGCGGCGCCGTCAAGCTCAACCACGGGCACGACATCGCCATCAACTGGGCCGGCGGACTCCACCACGCCAAAAAGTGCGAGGCGTCTGGGTTCTGCTATGTCAATGACATCGTCCTCGCCATCCTCGAGCTCCTCAAGTACCACCAGGTATAACAAACCCTCGGattttgaaagttttcaaaatcAATAGTTGGATGGATGGATTTACCGATATTTGTTGATTGCATTGTAGCGCGTTCTGTACGTGGATATTGATATCCACCACGGGGACGGTGTGGAGGAGGCGTTTTACACCACGGACCGGGTGATGACAGTCTCATTCCACAAGTTTGGGGATTATTTCCCCGGGACAGGGGTCATTCACGATGTAGGGCACAACAAGGGAAAGTATTACTCCATGAATGTCCCGTTGGATGATGGTATTGATGACGAGAGCTACCAGTCGTTGTTCAAGCCGTTAATGGGCAAGGTGATGGAGGTCTTCAGCCCTGGTGTGGTGGTGCTCCAGTGCGGTGCGGATTCCTTGTCAGGCGACAGGTT
The sequence above is drawn from the Phragmites australis chromosome 10, lpPhrAust1.1, whole genome shotgun sequence genome and encodes:
- the LOC133883522 gene encoding histone deacetylase 1-like, producing the protein MDASAGGGGNSVPTSGADGSKRRVCYFYDAEVGNYYYGQGHPMKPHRIRMTHELLAHYGLLDQMQVLRPHPARDRDLCRFHADDYVAFLRSVTPETQQDQIRALKRFNVGEDCPVFDGLYSFCQTYAGGSVGGAVKLNHGHDIAINWAGGLHHAKKCEASGFCYVNDIVLAILELLKYHQRVLYVDIDIHHGDGVEEAFYTTDRVMTVSFHKFGDYFPGTGVIHDVGHNKGKYYSMNVPLDDGIDDESYQSLFKPLMGKVMEVFSPGVVVLQCGADSLSGDRLGCFNLSIKGHAECVRFMRSFNVPLLLLGGGGYTIRNVARCWCYETGVALGHELTDKMPPNEYYEYFGPDYTLHVAPSNMENKNTRQQLDDIRSKLLDNLSKLRHAPSVQFQERPPEAELPERDEDQENPDERHDTHYDMEMNDVKPINDSGRRSSIHSVRMKNESAETEATDRDVNRVVAEHPRGTGAVTDGVGSSKQALPNDASSMATDELGALKVDPESSNKL